Genomic window (Thermodesulfobacteriota bacterium):
CCGCGTGAGCATGTCCCCGAGCGTTCCGCTGTCCTCTCCCACCGCCACCATCTGGATGAGGGTGTTGGGGATCTCCGGGTGGGCGCGCAGCGCGTCGGACAGGGTCACCCCCTCCACGACCCGGTCGGCCGTCGCGGCGATCTTTTCGGCGATCACCACGTTCTCGACCACCGGGGCCACGATCCGGAGCGCCCGGTCCACCGGGATCCCGCCCGTGACGAGGGTCGAGAGGGTGCGGGCGAACCGGGAGATGGAAGAGAGGTGCGCGAGCCGCCCCGCGAGCGGCAGCCGGAGGATCGCGGCGTCGCGCGTCCGCCGGCCGCGCTCCGTGGCGAGGAACCGCCTCGCGAGGAGCGTCGCTGCGCCCGCGAGCAGGAGGAGCGCCCACCATCCCGCGGACAGGAAATCGGTGATTCCGATGAGGATGCGCGTGGGAAGCGGGAGCGCCTTGCCGAGATGGGTGAAGATCCCGACGATCTTCGGGACGACGAACGTCAGCAGGAAGATCACGACGAGGCTGGCGACGAAGGCCATCAGCAGCGGGTACGTCAGGGCGGAGCGGACCCGGTTGCGCGTGCGGGCCTGCATCTCGAGGTGGTCGGCCAGGCGCGAGAGCGACAGCGGCAGCGTCCCGCTCTCCTCGCCTGCGCGCACCATGCTGGCGTAGAGCTCGGGGAACGTTTCGCCGTGGGCCTCCACGGCCCGGGCGAACGTCGCTCCCTGGCGGACCGCTTCCTGGATGTCCCTCAGCACCTTCCGGCTCGCCGGGTCGTCGACCTGCGGAAGGACGGACTGGAGCGCGCCGACCAGAGGCACGCCGGCCCCGGACAGCGTGGCGAGCTGCCGCGTAAAGAGGGGAAGGAACTCCTGCCGCCCCAGCAGGGAGGGGAGGGAAATCCCCTCGCCGCGCCCTTCGTCCTCAACGAGCCGGGTGGGGTATACCCCCTCCCCGAGGAGCTTCTTCCGGGCCTGGGCGGGATTGTCGGCCTCGACGGACCCTTTCCGGTCGCGGCCGTCCTTCGAGATGCCGTTGTAGCGGTACGTCGCCAATGGACCCTCAGTCCTCCTGCGTGACGCGGAGGACCTCCTCCACGGAGGTTATCCCGGCGGCGACCTTCTCCGCGCCGGCCGAAAGGATCGTCCGCATCCCGCGGGAGACTGCGAGCGCCTTGATCCCGTCGGCGTCCGCGCGGGTCAGGATGAGCGACCGGATCGCCTCGTCGGCGGGCAGGATCTCGTACAGGCCGGTCCGGCCGGAATACCCCGTGTTCGAGCACTTCGGGCATCCCGCGGGGCGGTAGAAGGGTGTCTTCGGTGCGGCCTTCATCCCCAGCGACCGCACTTCCGCCGCTTCGGGTGCGTATGGGATCTTGCAGTCGGGACAGAGGCGGCGGACCAGCCGCTGCGCGATCACGCCGCAGACGGAGGAGGCCACCAGGAACGGCTCGATCCCCATGTCGACAAGCCGCGTCACCGCGCTGGCGGAATCGTTCGTGTGGAGCGTGGAGAGGACGAGGTGGCCGGTGAGGGAGGCCTGGATCGCGATCTCGGCGGTCTCCTGGTCGCGGATCTCGCCCACCATGATGATGTCCGGGTCCTGCCGCAGGATCGAGCGGAGGCCGCTTGCGAACGTCAGGTGGATCTTGGGGTTGACCTGGATCTGCCCGATCCCACGGATCTGGTACTCCACGGGGTCCTCGATCGTGATGATGTTCTTGGTCCCGGAGTCGAGCCGCCGCAGCGACGCGTACAGCGTCGTGGTCTTCCCGGAGCCCGTAGGCCCGGTGACGAGAAGGATGCCGTTCGACCGGGCGAGGAACTTCTCCAGGGCGTCCAGTTCCAGCGGTGTCAGGCCGAGGTCGGACAGTCCGAGCAGGATGCTCGACCGGTCGAGGATGCGGAGGACGGCCCGCTCGCCGAAGGAGGTGGGGACCGTCGAGACGCGGATGTCGATCTCCTTCCCGCCGAGGCGGATGCGGATCCGGCCGTCCTGGGGCAGGCGGCGTTCCCCGATGTCGAGGCCGGCCATGACCTTGATCCGGGAGACCGCGGGGGCGTGCCATTTCCGGGGGGCGGCCACCATCTGGTACAGGATGCCGTCCACGCGGTTGCGGACGACGAATTCCTTCTCGTACGGCTCGAAGTGGATGTCGCTGGACCGCTCCCGGATCGCGCGGAAGAGCACGGAGTGGACAAAGCGGATGACGGGCGCCTCGTCGGGG
Coding sequences:
- a CDS encoding type II secretion system F family protein; this encodes MATYRYNGISKDGRDRKGSVEADNPAQARKKLLGEGVYPTRLVEDEGRGEGISLPSLLGRQEFLPLFTRQLATLSGAGVPLVGALQSVLPQVDDPASRKVLRDIQEAVRQGATFARAVEAHGETFPELYASMVRAGEESGTLPLSLSRLADHLEMQARTRNRVRSALTYPLLMAFVASLVVIFLLTFVVPKIVGIFTHLGKALPLPTRILIGITDFLSAGWWALLLLAGAATLLARRFLATERGRRTRDAAILRLPLAGRLAHLSSISRFARTLSTLVTGGIPVDRALRIVAPVVENVVIAEKIAATADRVVEGVTLSDALRAHPEIPNTLIQMVAVGEDSGTLGDMLTRGADAMDEEIEARLSRLLSLLEPLIILVMGAVVAFIVVAVLLPLLDISNIVR
- the gspE gene encoding type II secretion system ATPase GspE, which encodes MTSNAAHGAAAPGELHPETALVSKIPIGYARKHLILPCRSASGELVLLSGNPEAREAIDEMRFLTGPVRVVQSPAEELLARIDAAYERAHTPERDIAEGLAEEWDLDVAAAIEETKDLLESPDEAPVIRFVHSVLFRAIRERSSDIHFEPYEKEFVVRNRVDGILYQMVAAPRKWHAPAVSRIKVMAGLDIGERRLPQDGRIRIRLGGKEIDIRVSTVPTSFGERAVLRILDRSSILLGLSDLGLTPLELDALEKFLARSNGILLVTGPTGSGKTTTLYASLRRLDSGTKNIITIEDPVEYQIRGIGQIQVNPKIHLTFASGLRSILRQDPDIIMVGEIRDQETAEIAIQASLTGHLVLSTLHTNDSASAVTRLVDMGIEPFLVASSVCGVIAQRLVRRLCPDCKIPYAPEAAEVRSLGMKAAPKTPFYRPAGCPKCSNTGYSGRTGLYEILPADEAIRSLILTRADADGIKALAVSRGMRTILSAGAEKVAAGITSVEEVLRVTQED